In the Methylomonas rhizoryzae genome, one interval contains:
- the mltB gene encoding lytic murein transglycosylase B, with protein sequence MPAETGAYRASQIGGDFAGYASLQSFIDYMAGKHGFSREYLYGVFSQAKRKQWTLDYLRKSDQSLKSPPGKGSWSRYRAKFLDERHINSGVAFWQKHKHTLERASRQYGVPAEYILGIMAVETTFGSFVGKDRILDALTTLAFDYQRRGDYFRAELENFLVMTRNEHLDPVQPVGSYAGAMGLGQFMPGSFLEWAVDFNGDGRRDLWNPEDSIGSIANYFAQHGWQAGQPVIAGIQGKPSSLDDLQHGLSAAYSPGQLQQRGVVPSKNCGCDGPLRLLLLRHQHGDEYLIGFPNFYVITRYNQSTHYAMAVHELAQAIKLKSAALAAN encoded by the coding sequence ATGCCGGCCGAAACCGGCGCGTATCGGGCAAGCCAAATCGGCGGAGATTTTGCCGGCTATGCAAGCTTGCAAAGCTTTATCGATTACATGGCCGGCAAACACGGGTTCAGCCGCGAGTATTTGTACGGCGTGTTCTCGCAAGCCAAGCGCAAGCAATGGACGTTGGACTATTTGCGTAAGTCCGATCAAAGCCTGAAAAGCCCGCCCGGCAAAGGCAGCTGGTCACGCTATCGGGCCAAATTTTTGGACGAGCGCCATATCAACAGTGGTGTGGCATTCTGGCAAAAACATAAACACACGCTGGAACGGGCCAGCCGGCAATACGGTGTGCCGGCCGAATATATCCTGGGCATTATGGCGGTGGAAACCACCTTCGGCAGCTTTGTCGGCAAAGACCGCATCTTGGATGCGCTGACTACGCTGGCCTTCGATTATCAGCGCCGAGGCGACTACTTTCGCGCCGAATTGGAAAACTTTCTGGTCATGACGCGTAACGAGCATCTAGACCCGGTGCAACCGGTCGGCTCCTACGCCGGGGCGATGGGCTTGGGGCAATTCATGCCCGGCAGTTTTCTGGAATGGGCGGTGGATTTTAACGGCGACGGCCGCCGCGATTTATGGAATCCGGAAGACAGCATAGGCAGCATCGCCAATTATTTCGCTCAACACGGTTGGCAAGCCGGCCAACCGGTCATTGCCGGCATACAAGGCAAACCGAGCAGTTTAGACGATTTGCAGCACGGCCTCAGCGCGGCCTATTCGCCCGGGCAACTGCAGCAACGCGGCGTCGTACCGTCGAAAAACTGCGGCTGCGACGGCCCGTTAAGGCTATTGCTGTTGCGCCACCAACACGGCGACGAATATCTGATCGGGTTTCCCAATTTCTACGTGATCACCCGTTACAACCAAAGCACCCACTACGCCATGGCGGTACACGAATTGGCGCAAGCCATTAAGCTCAAAAGCGCAGCCTTGGCCGCCAATTAA
- a CDS encoding PilT/PilU family type 4a pilus ATPase: MDFKALLALMVEKKASDLFITAGKPPCMKIDGKVVEISKNILTAEQALKVVHSIMDQRQKDEFEHTKECQFALGVHGLGRFRVSAFTQRDAAGMVLRRIETHIPDTEELHLPPVLKELIMHKRGLVMFVGATGTGKSTSLAALIKHRNANSSGHIITIEDPIEFVHPHNGCIITQREVGLDTESYEVALKNTLRQAPDVILIGEVRTKETMQHAITFAETGHLCLCTLHANNANQALDRILHFFPEEMHNQIFMDLSLNLRGIVAQQLVKRADGNGRYPAIEILLNTPLVSDLIRKGEVHKLKELMKNSREHGMQTFDQALFDLYAAGKISYEDALLAADSRNEVRLMIKLSTETGGFDDENMRLSETDEESGRLYKF, from the coding sequence ATGGACTTCAAAGCGTTATTGGCCTTGATGGTGGAAAAAAAAGCATCCGACTTGTTCATCACCGCCGGCAAACCGCCGTGCATGAAAATCGACGGCAAAGTGGTGGAGATTTCAAAAAACATTCTTACCGCCGAACAGGCGCTGAAAGTGGTGCACAGCATCATGGACCAGCGGCAGAAAGACGAATTCGAACACACCAAAGAATGCCAGTTCGCCCTGGGGGTACACGGCCTGGGCCGGTTCCGGGTTAGCGCCTTTACCCAACGCGACGCGGCCGGCATGGTGTTGCGCCGCATCGAAACCCATATCCCCGATACCGAAGAACTGCACTTGCCGCCGGTTTTGAAAGAACTGATCATGCATAAACGCGGCTTGGTGATGTTCGTCGGCGCCACCGGCACCGGTAAATCCACATCGCTGGCAGCCTTGATCAAGCACCGCAACGCGAACAGCAGCGGCCACATCATCACCATCGAAGATCCGATAGAATTCGTGCATCCGCATAACGGCTGCATCATCACGCAACGCGAGGTCGGCCTGGATACCGAATCCTACGAGGTGGCGTTGAAAAACACCTTGCGGCAAGCGCCGGACGTGATTCTGATCGGCGAGGTCAGAACCAAGGAAACCATGCAACACGCCATCACCTTCGCCGAAACCGGCCATTTGTGCTTGTGCACCTTGCACGCCAACAACGCCAATCAAGCTTTGGACCGCATCCTGCACTTCTTTCCGGAAGAAATGCACAACCAAATTTTTATGGACTTATCCTTGAATCTACGCGGTATCGTCGCCCAGCAACTGGTAAAACGGGCCGACGGCAACGGCCGCTATCCGGCCATCGAAATATTGCTGAATACGCCGCTGGTTTCCGATTTGATTCGCAAGGGCGAAGTGCATAAACTGAAAGAATTGATGAAAAACTCGCGCGAACACGGCATGCAGACCTTTGACCAAGCCTTGTTCGATTTGTACGCCGCCGGCAAAATCAGCTACGAAGACGCTCTGCTTGCAGCGGATTCCAGAAACGAAGTGCGCTTGATGATCAAGCTGAGCACGGAAACCGGTGGTTTCGACGACGAAAACATGCGTTTAAGCGAAACCGATGAAGAAAGCGGTCGATTGTATAAATTTTAA
- the argC gene encoding N-acetyl-gamma-glutamyl-phosphate reductase: protein MIRAGIVGGTGYTGVELLRLLLLHTEVEVVAVTSRADAGQRVDSVYPSLRGLCGLSFTPPEIERLAECDVVFFATPNGTAMTMAAQLLQRDVKVIDLSADFRIKDVAEWEKWYGMSHSSPDLIAEAVYGLPELKRDAIRNARLIACPGCYPTAVQLGFLPMLEAGLIDAANLIADAKSGVSGAGRKAELSSLMSEAGESFKAYGVPGHRHLPEIKQGLRQVAGQSVGLTFVPHLTPMIRGIHATLYARLEQGVDLQALFENRYQAEPFVDVLPAGSHADTRNVRGSNRCQLAVHQPQDGNTVVVLSVIDNLVKGASGQAVQNMNLMFGLPEILGLETVALYP from the coding sequence ATGATACGTGCGGGAATTGTGGGCGGCACCGGCTATACAGGGGTCGAATTACTGAGGTTATTGCTGTTGCATACCGAGGTGGAAGTTGTAGCGGTCACCTCGCGCGCCGACGCCGGACAACGCGTCGACAGCGTATATCCCAGCTTGCGAGGTTTGTGCGGCCTGTCGTTTACACCCCCCGAGATCGAGCGTTTGGCCGAGTGCGACGTCGTCTTTTTCGCCACCCCGAACGGCACGGCGATGACGATGGCCGCGCAGCTTTTGCAACGCGACGTCAAAGTCATCGATTTGTCCGCCGATTTTCGGATTAAAGACGTGGCGGAATGGGAAAAATGGTACGGCATGAGCCACTCTAGTCCGGATTTGATTGCCGAAGCCGTGTACGGCTTGCCGGAACTCAAGCGGGACGCCATTCGAAATGCACGCTTGATTGCCTGCCCCGGTTGTTATCCTACTGCGGTGCAGTTGGGCTTCCTGCCGATGCTGGAAGCGGGATTGATAGATGCGGCAAATTTGATCGCCGACGCCAAATCCGGGGTCAGCGGGGCCGGGCGCAAAGCCGAGCTGTCGTCGCTGATGAGCGAAGCCGGCGAGAGTTTTAAAGCCTACGGCGTGCCGGGGCACAGGCATTTGCCGGAAATCAAGCAGGGCTTGCGGCAAGTGGCGGGACAATCGGTAGGTTTAACCTTCGTTCCGCATTTGACGCCGATGATACGCGGCATCCATGCCACATTGTATGCGCGCTTGGAACAAGGCGTCGACCTGCAGGCCTTGTTCGAAAACCGTTACCAAGCCGAGCCTTTCGTCGACGTGTTGCCGGCCGGCAGTCATGCGGACACCCGTAACGTGCGAGGCAGCAACCGCTGCCAGCTTGCCGTGCACCAGCCGCAGGACGGCAATACCGTCGTGGTATTGTCGGTGATAGACAATTTGGTGAAAGGCGCGTCCGGTCAGGCTGTGCAGAACATGAATTTGATGTTCGGCTTACCTGAAATTCTGGGTTTGGAAACGGTCGCTTTATATCCCTAA
- the dapD gene encoding 2,3,4,5-tetrahydropyridine-2,6-dicarboxylate N-succinyltransferase, producing MSNLETIINAAFENRAEISPSSVSPEIRDAVATALNLLDKGEARVAEKKDGDWVTNQWLKKAVLLSFRINENKVIESGDVRYYDKVPTKFSQYSEDDFAKAGVRVVPNAVARYGSYVAPGAILMPSYVNIGAYVDSGTMVDTWVTVGSCAQIGKNVHLSGGVGIGGVLEPLQANPTIIGDNCFIGARSEIVEGVIVEDNCVVSMGVYIGQSTKIFNRMTGEVSYGRIPAGSVVVSGNLPSKDGSHSLYCAVIIKQVDEKTRSKTGINELLRD from the coding sequence ATGTCAAACCTGGAAACCATCATCAACGCCGCGTTCGAAAACCGCGCCGAAATTAGCCCGTCCTCCGTTTCCCCGGAAATTCGCGACGCCGTCGCCACCGCATTGAATTTGCTCGACAAGGGCGAAGCCCGCGTTGCCGAGAAAAAAGACGGCGACTGGGTCACCAACCAATGGTTGAAAAAAGCCGTGCTACTGTCGTTCCGCATCAACGAAAACAAAGTTATCGAGAGCGGCGACGTGCGTTACTACGACAAAGTGCCGACCAAATTCAGCCAGTATAGCGAAGACGATTTCGCCAAAGCCGGCGTCCGCGTGGTGCCTAATGCCGTGGCCCGGTATGGCTCCTATGTCGCTCCCGGCGCTATCTTGATGCCGTCCTACGTTAACATCGGCGCTTATGTCGACAGCGGCACCATGGTCGATACCTGGGTAACCGTGGGTTCCTGCGCGCAAATCGGTAAAAACGTGCATTTGTCCGGCGGCGTCGGCATCGGCGGCGTGTTGGAGCCTTTGCAAGCCAACCCGACCATCATCGGCGACAACTGTTTCATCGGCGCCCGCTCCGAGATCGTCGAAGGCGTGATCGTCGAAGACAACTGCGTGGTGTCGATGGGCGTCTACATCGGCCAAAGCACCAAGATTTTCAACCGGATGACCGGCGAAGTCAGCTACGGCCGCATCCCGGCCGGTTCGGTGGTGGTGTCCGGTAACCTGCCCAGCAAAGACGGCAGCCATAGCTTGTATTGTGCGGTCATCATCAAACAAGTCGACGAAAAAACCCGCAGCAAAACCGGCATCAACGAATTGCTCAGAGACTGA
- a CDS encoding M48 family metallopeptidase: MPKKLFGLCAVALVAAACVTSPTGRSQFIYMPDSQVDQMGLQAFDTMKSKNPVSNNAGFNRFAQCVAYAITSVTGGQWEVVVFQDDSLNAFALPGNKIGVHSGLIQLVDNQDQLAAVIGHEVGHVLSRHSNERLSQETAVSTGLSMVQAMANPQSQMGQMAMGALGLGAQYGLILPFSRVQESEADTIGLNLMAKAGFDPRQSINLWLKMDRASQGGQPVEFMSTHPSHASRIDNLNQQIPQAVQLQQQAMRAGKQPRCSK, translated from the coding sequence ATGCCGAAAAAACTTTTCGGATTATGCGCAGTAGCGCTGGTCGCGGCCGCGTGCGTTACCAGCCCGACCGGACGTAGTCAATTCATCTATATGCCGGACAGTCAGGTCGACCAAATGGGCTTGCAGGCCTTCGACACGATGAAAAGCAAAAATCCGGTCAGTAACAACGCCGGCTTTAACCGATTCGCGCAATGCGTGGCGTATGCGATTACTTCCGTGACCGGCGGGCAATGGGAAGTGGTGGTGTTTCAAGACGATAGTTTGAACGCGTTTGCGTTGCCGGGTAATAAAATCGGCGTGCATTCGGGCCTGATCCAATTGGTGGACAATCAAGACCAGTTGGCTGCGGTTATCGGCCACGAAGTGGGTCACGTATTGTCCCGGCACAGTAACGAGCGCTTGTCGCAAGAAACCGCGGTCAGCACCGGCTTGTCGATGGTGCAAGCCATGGCCAATCCGCAAAGCCAGATGGGGCAGATGGCCATGGGGGCATTGGGGCTGGGCGCTCAATACGGACTGATATTGCCGTTCAGCCGGGTGCAGGAAAGCGAGGCCGATACCATAGGCCTGAATTTAATGGCCAAAGCCGGATTCGATCCGCGCCAAAGCATTAACCTTTGGTTGAAGATGGATAGAGCTTCGCAAGGCGGGCAGCCGGTGGAGTTCATGTCGACCCACCCTTCGCATGCCAGCCGTATCGACAATTTAAACCAGCAGATCCCGCAAGCCGTGCAATTGCAACAACAGGCCATGCGTGCCGGCAAACAGCCGCGCTGTAGTAAGTAA
- a CDS encoding NAD(P)H-quinone oxidoreductase has product MRAIDIVSTESGNALLLRDFPRPLPGDGEVLIQVAAAGVNRPDLMQRQGVYPPPPGASDLLGLEVAGTIVETGPGVQGYKVGDAVCALLTGGGYAEFCLAPAGSCLPVPAGLSMIEAAALPETFFTVWSNLFQRGRLLPGESVLVHGGASGIGTTAIQLARAFGNSCYVTAGSPDKCQRCLALGAAAAIDYRRDDFVAQILQLTAGQGVDLVLDMIGGDYFPRNLKCLAAEGRLVQIAIQNGARSEIQLWQVMSKRLTITGSTLRSRDQAFKSRIAAELSERVWPLLASGSIKPVIDRTFPLAAAEQAHAYLADGRHFGKIVLEL; this is encoded by the coding sequence ATGCGCGCGATTGATATTGTCTCAACCGAAAGCGGCAATGCTTTGCTATTGCGAGACTTTCCGCGCCCGCTGCCAGGCGACGGTGAAGTACTGATTCAGGTCGCGGCTGCCGGCGTCAATCGGCCGGATTTAATGCAGCGGCAGGGTGTCTATCCGCCGCCGCCCGGTGCATCTGATCTACTTGGATTAGAGGTGGCCGGCACCATAGTCGAAACCGGCCCCGGCGTCCAAGGCTATAAGGTCGGCGATGCGGTTTGCGCATTGCTCACAGGAGGCGGGTACGCCGAGTTTTGTTTGGCCCCCGCCGGCAGCTGTCTGCCGGTTCCGGCCGGGCTCAGCATGATAGAAGCCGCAGCCTTACCGGAAACCTTTTTCACCGTGTGGAGCAATCTGTTTCAACGCGGACGCTTGCTGCCGGGAGAAAGCGTGTTGGTACACGGCGGCGCCAGCGGTATCGGCACCACCGCCATTCAATTGGCCCGCGCGTTCGGCAACAGCTGTTACGTCACGGCCGGCAGTCCGGATAAATGCCAACGCTGTTTAGCGTTGGGCGCAGCCGCCGCCATCGATTACCGCCGTGACGATTTCGTCGCGCAAATCCTGCAACTGACGGCCGGCCAAGGCGTGGATTTGGTATTGGACATGATAGGCGGCGACTATTTTCCCCGCAATTTAAAATGCTTGGCAGCCGAAGGCCGTTTGGTGCAAATTGCGATTCAAAACGGCGCCCGGAGCGAAATTCAACTCTGGCAAGTCATGAGCAAGCGTCTGACTATCACTGGATCAACCTTGCGTAGCCGAGACCAAGCGTTTAAAAGCCGGATTGCGGCAGAGCTAAGCGAACGCGTCTGGCCGTTATTGGCAAGCGGCTCGATCAAGCCAGTCATAGATCGTACGTTTCCGTTAGCCGCAGCCGAACAAGCTCATGCTTATTTAGCCGACGGCCGACATTTTGGCAAAATCGTTCTGGAGTTATAA
- the dapC gene encoding succinyldiaminopimelate transaminase has translation MNPNLNQLHPYPFEKLAALKQGITPPADKAHIAMSIGEPKHPTPHFIQEALLQHLHGLAHYPTTKGLPELRAAIAAWTCRRFALPDASVDPETQVLPVNGTREALFSLVQAVVDPADKPVVLMPNPFYQIYEGAALLAGAEPYYLNTTAENGYLPDFDSVPADIWRRCQLAFICSPGNPTGAVMSQADHLKLLALAETYDFVVASDECYTELYDDETNPPQGLLQSAYAAGSTAFKRCVIFQSLSKRSNAPGLRSGFVAGDAAVLNQYFKYRTYHGCPMPVPTQHASIAAWNDEEHVRRNREMYRDKFTAFIDILKDVCEISRPPAGFYIWLKTSISDTEFARQLFAEQNITVLPGSYLSRDSNGINPGANHVRIALVAPLTECVEAAQRIKTFIENLR, from the coding sequence ATGAATCCGAATTTAAACCAACTGCATCCTTATCCGTTCGAAAAACTGGCGGCGCTCAAGCAAGGCATTACGCCGCCGGCCGACAAAGCGCATATCGCCATGTCGATCGGCGAGCCCAAGCATCCGACGCCGCATTTCATTCAAGAGGCTTTGCTGCAACATCTGCATGGCCTGGCGCACTATCCGACCACCAAAGGCTTGCCGGAATTGCGTGCCGCCATTGCGGCGTGGACCTGCCGGCGGTTCGCGCTGCCGGATGCGAGCGTGGATCCGGAAACCCAGGTGCTGCCGGTCAACGGCACCCGGGAAGCGCTGTTTTCGTTGGTGCAGGCGGTGGTCGATCCGGCCGACAAGCCGGTGGTGCTGATGCCGAATCCGTTCTATCAGATCTACGAAGGTGCGGCGTTGTTGGCCGGTGCCGAGCCGTATTATCTGAATACGACGGCGGAAAACGGCTATTTGCCGGATTTCGACAGTGTGCCGGCTGACATTTGGCGGCGCTGCCAATTGGCGTTCATCTGTTCGCCCGGCAACCCGACCGGGGCGGTGATGTCACAAGCCGATCATCTGAAATTATTGGCATTGGCGGAAACATACGATTTTGTGGTGGCTTCGGACGAATGTTATACCGAACTGTACGACGACGAGACTAATCCGCCGCAGGGCTTGCTGCAAAGTGCTTACGCCGCCGGCAGTACCGCTTTCAAACGCTGCGTGATTTTCCAAAGCCTGTCCAAGCGCTCCAATGCACCGGGCTTGCGCTCCGGCTTTGTGGCCGGCGATGCCGCGGTGTTGAATCAGTATTTCAAATACCGCACCTACCACGGCTGCCCGATGCCGGTGCCGACCCAGCACGCCAGCATCGCCGCCTGGAACGACGAAGAACATGTTAGGCGTAACCGCGAGATGTACCGCGACAAATTCACCGCCTTCATCGATATTCTCAAAGACGTATGCGAGATCAGCCGGCCGCCGGCCGGTTTTTATATCTGGCTGAAGACGTCTATCAGTGATACCGAATTTGCCCGGCAATTATTCGCCGAACAAAACATTACCGTGTTGCCGGGCAGTTATTTGTCCCGCGACAGCAACGGCATCAACCCCGGCGCCAACCACGTGCGCATTGCCTTGGTTGCGCCGTTGACAGAATGCGTGGAAGCCGCGCAGCGCATCAAAACCTTTATCGAAAATTTGAGGTAG
- a CDS encoding sulfurtransferase, whose amino-acid sequence MTYTTLISASELACRINKPDWLVFDCRFSLADPEAGARAYRQGHIPNARYADLNRQLSKPVNSYSGRHPLPDFAALTKQLGAWGVGNRSQVVVYDDAGGAFAGRLWWLLRSMGHETVAVLDGGIQQWQKQQLPLTTILPKVVASQFRCYLNSEAWLSARQVENGLAARTLTLIDARTPERYLGRKEPIDPVAGHVPKALNRPFQANLTPEGLFLPAARLKREFQALIGSYAATQTAHMCGSGVTACHNVLAMEVAGLPGSKLYAGSWSEWIIDKNRGVARENA is encoded by the coding sequence ATGACATACACCACCTTGATTTCCGCATCCGAGTTAGCCTGCCGGATAAACAAGCCGGATTGGCTGGTATTCGACTGCCGTTTTTCGCTGGCCGACCCAGAGGCCGGTGCCAGAGCTTACCGGCAAGGTCATATTCCCAATGCCCGCTACGCGGATTTGAATCGGCAGCTTTCCAAACCCGTTAACAGTTATAGCGGTCGTCACCCGCTGCCGGATTTTGCCGCGCTTACCAAGCAATTAGGCGCTTGGGGGGTTGGCAACCGCAGCCAAGTCGTGGTGTACGACGATGCCGGCGGCGCTTTTGCCGGCCGCCTCTGGTGGTTGCTGCGTAGCATGGGTCACGAAACCGTTGCGGTACTGGACGGCGGCATTCAACAATGGCAAAAACAACAACTTCCGCTGACGACTATTCTGCCGAAAGTCGTCGCAAGTCAATTTCGCTGCTATTTGAATTCCGAAGCTTGGCTAAGCGCTAGGCAGGTGGAAAACGGCTTGGCTGCGAGAACGTTAACACTGATCGACGCCCGGACTCCGGAACGCTATCTAGGCCGCAAAGAACCCATAGACCCGGTGGCCGGTCACGTGCCTAAAGCCCTAAACCGCCCGTTTCAAGCAAATTTGACTCCAGAAGGTTTATTTTTACCGGCGGCACGCTTGAAACGGGAATTCCAAGCCTTGATCGGCTCGTATGCTGCAACGCAAACCGCACACATGTGCGGTTCCGGAGTAACGGCCTGCCACAACGTATTGGCCATGGAAGTCGCCGGCTTGCCGGGCTCCAAGCTGTATGCCGGATCGTGGAGCGAATGGATAATCGACAAAAATCGCGGGGTTGCGCGCGAAAACGCATGA